The following proteins are encoded in a genomic region of Streptococcus sp. 29892:
- a CDS encoding LacI family DNA-binding transcriptional regulator: MEEQKSITMKDVARVAGVSVGTVSRVINNEPGIKESTLEKVNAAIKELNYIPDVYARGMKKNKTETIALIIPTVWHPFFGEFAYHVEVELSKKNYKLLLCNISGPKRELDYLTMLQQNKVDGIIAITYSPIDDYLSSNIPFVSIDRTYENKAIPCVSSDNQAGAELAADILIAKGGSHFAFIGGHNKTINETKKRRIYFEKRIVEAGFPCQVLDLEEPYDDFVGAVEKFLIANPQIDAIFTINDFVALDTLSILEKLGRRVPEDVQVIGYDGIQLASERSLELSTIRQPLEAMAQEAVACLVDIIEKRERPLQVTLPISYLEGKTTKNF, translated from the coding sequence ATGGAAGAGCAAAAATCAATCACCATGAAAGACGTTGCGCGGGTTGCTGGTGTAAGCGTTGGAACTGTATCAAGAGTTATCAACAATGAGCCAGGTATTAAGGAAAGTACGCTTGAAAAAGTCAATGCAGCCATTAAGGAATTAAATTACATCCCAGATGTTTACGCCCGTGGCATGAAGAAGAACAAGACCGAAACCATTGCCTTGATTATTCCGACAGTTTGGCATCCTTTTTTTGGAGAATTTGCCTATCATGTTGAAGTTGAACTGAGTAAGAAAAATTACAAGTTGCTCCTTTGCAATATTTCTGGTCCAAAAAGGGAACTGGATTATCTGACTATGCTGCAACAAAATAAGGTGGACGGCATTATCGCCATCACCTACAGTCCCATTGATGATTACCTATCGTCCAATATTCCTTTTGTGAGTATCGACCGCACCTATGAAAATAAGGCTATTCCCTGTGTCAGTTCGGACAACCAAGCAGGAGCAGAGCTAGCGGCGGACATCTTGATTGCAAAAGGTGGTAGCCATTTTGCCTTTATTGGTGGGCACAATAAAACCATCAACGAAACCAAGAAGCGCAGAATCTATTTTGAAAAACGAATAGTAGAAGCTGGTTTTCCTTGTCAAGTCTTGGATTTGGAAGAACCCTATGATGATTTTGTCGGGGCAGTCGAGAAATTTTTGATTGCCAACCCGCAAATTGATGCCATTTTTACCATCAATGACTTTGTGGCTCTCGACACCCTCTCTATTTTGGAAAAACTGGGACGACGGGTTCCAGAAGATGTGCAGGTAATCGGCTATGACGGTATTCAGTTGGCAAGTGAACGTTCTTTAGAACTTTCCACCATTCGTCAGCCATTGGAGGCTATGGCCCAAGAAGCAGTTGCCTGTTTAGTCGATATTATTGAGAAAAGGGAGCGTCCTCTCCAAGTCACATTACCAATTTCTTACCTAGAAGGAAAAACGACAAAAAATTTTTAA
- the xerD gene encoding site-specific tyrosine recombinase XerD has translation MKQAIGEFIQTKKVSVNSQKSYTYDLQQFVELTKGDIDQQSLLLYQQSLLDLKPAAQKRKLSAVNQFLYFLYERGHLDRFYKLQAMAGPARVKKKLESEDLSLLFQESPWLEGQLIALLIAYLGLTPSEIAELTSQQVNLDFQVLTVEKGVTKRVLSIPKELVGYLEGHLTGYYVFDKKGQTYSRQWFFNRLTEFVQSIGKSDWTAQKLREQHILAQIGEGKSLDQIAKQLGLKTSMSLEKFR, from the coding sequence ATGAAGCAGGCTATAGGAGAGTTTATCCAGACTAAAAAGGTCAGTGTCAACAGTCAAAAATCCTATACTTATGACCTACAGCAATTTGTGGAGTTGACCAAGGGCGACATAGATCAGCAGTCACTCTTGCTTTATCAGCAGTCCCTGCTAGACTTGAAACCTGCTGCTCAGAAAAGAAAGCTATCGGCGGTCAATCAATTTCTCTACTTTCTTTATGAAAGAGGTCACTTGGACAGGTTTTACAAGCTACAGGCTATGGCAGGACCGGCTCGTGTCAAAAAGAAGTTGGAAAGTGAAGACTTGTCTTTACTCTTTCAAGAAAGTCCTTGGCTAGAAGGTCAGCTCATCGCACTTTTGATAGCATATTTAGGCTTGACGCCTAGTGAAATAGCAGAGCTGACTAGCCAGCAGGTCAATTTGGATTTTCAAGTCTTGACAGTAGAGAAAGGTGTGACCAAGCGTGTTCTGTCCATTCCCAAGGAATTAGTTGGCTACCTTGAAGGGCATCTGACAGGGTACTATGTCTTTGACAAGAAAGGACAGACCTATTCTCGTCAGTGGTTTTTCAATCGCTTGACCGAATTTGTTCAGTCCATTGGGAAGTCGGATTGGACTGCCCAAAAATTGCGAGAACAGCACATTCTAGCTCAAATAGGAGAAGGAAAATCCTTGGACCAAATCGCCAAGCAGTTGGGACTAAAAACAAGTATGAGTTTGGAAAAATTTAGATAA
- a CDS encoding peptidylprolyl isomerase, protein MKKRLFFALASTILLTACASNSTTSTEQSSSSSSSSTLATTTDTTASSKYAKDLAYAINNPDASFPQLSSDIAENEAAVKIKTTEGDITIKLFPEQAPLTVENFLTHAKNGYYNGTIFHRVIKDFMIQGGDPLGNGTGGESIWAGKGTTIDAGYGFKDEISAFLYNIRGSLSMANAGAGTNGSQFFINQNTTDMSSQLSSSSYPGKIIEAYKNGGNPNLDGKHTVFGQVIEGMDIVDKIASVETDSSDKPKTDIKIEAIEILKDYTK, encoded by the coding sequence ATGAAAAAACGACTATTTTTTGCTCTAGCATCCACAATTTTATTAACAGCCTGTGCAAGCAATTCCACTACCAGCACTGAACAATCAAGCTCATCTAGCTCCAGCTCGACCCTGGCAACCACCACAGACACAACTGCGTCTAGTAAGTATGCTAAAGACTTAGCCTACGCCATCAACAATCCCGATGCTAGTTTTCCACAGCTATCTAGCGATATTGCTGAAAACGAGGCGGCTGTAAAAATCAAAACGACCGAGGGGGACATCACTATCAAACTCTTCCCAGAGCAAGCACCATTGACTGTGGAAAACTTCCTGACCCATGCCAAAAACGGCTACTACAATGGGACTATTTTCCACAGGGTTATCAAGGACTTCATGATTCAAGGAGGAGATCCTCTGGGAAATGGTACAGGCGGTGAATCTATCTGGGCTGGAAAGGGAACGACTATCGACGCCGGCTATGGTTTCAAAGATGAAATTTCTGCCTTCCTCTACAATATACGCGGTTCATTGTCTATGGCTAATGCTGGCGCAGGAACCAATGGCAGTCAGTTCTTTATCAACCAGAATACAACCGATATGTCTAGCCAACTCTCGTCCTCGAGCTATCCAGGCAAAATCATCGAAGCCTATAAGAATGGCGGAAATCCAAACCTAGATGGTAAGCATACTGTCTTTGGACAAGTCATCGAAGGAATGGATATTGTGGATAAAATCGCCTCTGTCGAAACAGATAGCAGTGACAAGCCAAAAACAGATATCAAAATTGAAGCCATTGAAATACTGAAAGATTACACTAAATAA
- the scpB gene encoding SMC-Scp complex subunit ScpB: MNRLAEIEVLLFVAGEDGLSLRNLAEMLELQPTAVSQQLEKLSEKYMADKASGLALLESSNRYKLVTKKEYADLLRIYAKTPINQTMSRALLETLSIVAYKQPITRIEVDDIRGVNSSGAISKLQAFDLIRENGKKEVLGRPNLYVTTDYFLDYMGINSLEELPDVSELDLVEQETELFLERNELENEN, translated from the coding sequence ATGAATCGCTTAGCTGAAATCGAAGTCCTGCTTTTTGTGGCAGGTGAGGATGGCTTGAGTTTACGCAATTTGGCTGAAATGTTGGAATTGCAGCCCACAGCTGTCAGCCAGCAATTAGAAAAACTCAGTGAAAAATACATGGCCGACAAGGCATCAGGCCTGGCTCTCTTAGAATCTTCCAACCGCTACAAGTTGGTGACGAAAAAGGAGTATGCCGACTTGTTGCGGATTTATGCTAAAACCCCCATCAATCAGACCATGTCGCGAGCCCTTTTGGAAACCTTGTCAATCGTAGCCTACAAGCAACCAATCACACGGATTGAAGTTGATGATATTCGCGGAGTTAATTCCAGCGGTGCCATCAGTAAGTTGCAGGCCTTTGACCTCATTCGTGAGAATGGGAAGAAAGAGGTGCTTGGCAGGCCCAATCTCTATGTGACAACGGATTATTTTCTGGATTATATGGGGATTAACAGTCTAGAAGAATTGCCTGATGTATCAGAACTTGACTTGGTGGAGCAAGAAACCGAGCTATTCCTAGAAAGAAATGAGTTAGAAAATGAGAATTAA
- the yidD gene encoding membrane protein insertion efficiency factor YidD, with translation MTKLLIGLVRFYQKYISPLFPPSCRYQPTCSSYMIEALQTHGLKGFLMGLARIGRCHPFVDGGLDPVPEKFSLKRNCEK, from the coding sequence ATGACCAAGCTCCTTATAGGCTTAGTCAGGTTTTACCAGAAATATATTTCTCCCCTCTTTCCACCTTCCTGTCGCTATCAGCCGACTTGTTCAAGTTACATGATAGAGGCCTTACAAACACATGGACTCAAAGGATTTTTGATGGGCTTGGCTCGTATTGGTCGCTGTCATCCCTTTGTAGATGGAGGCTTGGATCCTGTCCCAGAGAAATTTAGTTTAAAGAGAAATTGTGAAAAGTAG
- a CDS encoding pseudouridine synthase, translating into MRINKYIAHAGVASRRKAEELIKQGRVTVNGQVVRELATTIKSGDKVEVEGQPIYNEEKVYYLLHKPKGVISSVSDDKGRKTVVDLLPTVKERIYPVGRLDWDTSGVLILTNDGDFTDEMIHPRNEIDKVYLARVKGVANKEVLRPLTRGVVIDGKKTKPAVYEIIEVDPVKNRSVVELTIHEGRNHQVKKMFEAVGLQVDKLSRTRFGNLDLTGLRPGEYRKLNKKDISKLHTLAVTKPVKKK; encoded by the coding sequence ATGAGAATTAACAAATACATTGCCCACGCTGGTGTAGCCAGTCGTCGTAAGGCAGAAGAATTGATTAAGCAAGGTCGTGTTACCGTCAATGGTCAAGTGGTTCGTGAATTGGCAACGACCATTAAGTCTGGAGATAAGGTAGAAGTAGAAGGCCAACCTATTTACAACGAGGAAAAAGTTTATTACTTGCTCCATAAGCCAAAAGGTGTTATTTCCAGTGTGTCAGATGACAAGGGCAGAAAGACAGTTGTGGACTTGTTGCCGACTGTAAAAGAACGGATTTATCCTGTTGGTCGATTGGACTGGGATACGTCAGGGGTCTTGATTTTGACCAATGACGGTGATTTTACGGATGAGATGATTCACCCTCGAAATGAGATTGATAAGGTTTACTTGGCGCGTGTCAAAGGAGTTGCTAACAAGGAAGTACTCCGTCCCTTGACCCGTGGTGTTGTCATTGATGGTAAGAAAACTAAGCCAGCTGTTTATGAGATCATCGAGGTTGACCCAGTTAAAAATCGTTCTGTGGTTGAGTTGACCATTCATGAAGGGCGTAATCATCAGGTTAAGAAGATGTTTGAAGCGGTTGGTCTGCAGGTGGACAAGCTTTCTCGTACACGCTTTGGAAATTTGGACCTTACTGGTTTGCGTCCAGGTGAATACCGCAAGCTTAATAAGAAAGACATTAGTAAACTGCATACGCTAGCAGTTACAAAACCGGTGAAGAAAAAATGA
- a CDS encoding pyridoxamine kinase — protein MQRLLLANDLPGVGKVALATSIPLAAACQVETMLLPTVLLSSHTGGFPDVVSQELTDLNRAYLGQWKKLNLEVAGILSGYCRSPQQLSQLAIYAKEIETPLIVDPIMGDNGRLYSGFTPSYVEAMKELAQSATLILPNLTEAALLTGRDYLGDFYDIQDIEDLIISLAEQVSADIVLTGITFGDRQIGVAYFQQETGEITTYMSQKYQAHFFGTGDILSTLLALATIENISLHQAIPLALDFIDKSLKQTLSLNRDLQLGIYFEPFLAELQEAFQKLKEKV, from the coding sequence ATTCAGCGATTATTGCTTGCGAACGACTTACCTGGTGTTGGTAAGGTTGCACTTGCAACGAGTATCCCTCTTGCGGCAGCTTGTCAGGTAGAAACAATGCTTTTGCCCACAGTGCTTTTATCTTCACATACAGGCGGTTTCCCAGATGTTGTCAGCCAAGAGTTGACTGATTTGAATAGGGCCTATTTGGGACAGTGGAAGAAATTGAATTTGGAAGTAGCTGGAATTTTGTCAGGTTATTGCAGAAGTCCCCAGCAACTAAGTCAGCTGGCTATCTATGCTAAAGAAATAGAAACTCCCTTGATTGTCGATCCGATTATGGGTGATAATGGGCGACTCTATTCAGGTTTTACACCTTCCTATGTTGAAGCCATGAAGGAACTGGCTCAGTCAGCTACTCTAATTCTACCAAATTTGACAGAGGCAGCACTTTTAACAGGTCGGGATTATCTGGGCGATTTCTACGATATTCAGGATATTGAGGATTTAATAATATCTTTGGCAGAGCAGGTATCTGCAGATATTGTACTGACAGGGATTACCTTTGGTGATCGCCAAATTGGCGTAGCCTATTTTCAGCAGGAAACAGGGGAAATAACGACCTATATGTCTCAGAAATATCAAGCACACTTCTTTGGAACAGGGGATATATTATCTACCTTGTTGGCTCTAGCAACCATTGAAAATATCAGTCTTCATCAGGCAATTCCCCTCGCTTTAGACTTTATTGACAAGAGTTTAAAACAAACTCTTTCATTAAATCGAGACTTACAATTAGGGATTTATTTTGAGCCATTTCTAGCAGAATTACAGGAAGCATTTCAAAAACTAAAGGAGAAAGTATGA
- a CDS encoding segregation/condensation protein A, producing MDIKLKDFEGPLDLLLHLVSKYQMDIYEVPITEVIEQYLAYIATLQAMRLEVAGEYMVMASQLMVIKSRRLLPKVVEQTDPEDDPEMDLLDQLEEYRKFKLLSEKLGEQHDERANYFSKPKLDLIYEDVQLAKDKTVIDIFLAFSKVMAEKQARLRQSHATIARDEYKIEDMMDLVRSRFEANPRIELRQLFQESQDINEVITIFLATLELVKVHEIILEQKETFGDIYLVRSEDESLS from the coding sequence ATGGATATAAAATTAAAAGATTTTGAAGGCCCCTTGGATCTCTTACTGCATCTGGTGTCCAAGTACCAAATGGATATCTATGAGGTTCCAATTACGGAAGTCATTGAGCAATATCTGGCCTATATTGCGACCTTGCAAGCCATGCGCTTGGAGGTGGCAGGAGAGTATATGGTCATGGCCAGTCAATTGATGGTCATTAAAAGCCGGAGGCTCTTGCCAAAAGTCGTTGAACAGACAGATCCCGAGGACGACCCAGAAATGGATCTCTTGGATCAATTGGAAGAATACCGCAAGTTCAAGCTCCTCAGCGAAAAATTGGGAGAGCAACATGATGAAAGGGCCAATTATTTTTCAAAACCCAAGCTGGACTTGATTTATGAGGATGTCCAGCTGGCCAAAGATAAAACTGTCATCGATATTTTCCTTGCCTTTTCTAAGGTTATGGCTGAAAAGCAGGCCCGTCTCCGTCAGTCCCACGCAACTATTGCTCGGGATGAGTATAAGATCGAAGACATGATGGACCTTGTCCGTAGTCGTTTTGAGGCTAACCCTCGTATTGAACTGCGTCAGCTTTTTCAGGAGAGCCAGGATATCAATGAAGTGATTACCATTTTTCTTGCCACCTTGGAGTTGGTCAAGGTTCATGAGATTATCTTGGAACAAAAGGAAACTTTTGGAGATATTTATCTAGTAAGGAGTGAAGATGAATCGCTTAGCTGA
- a CDS encoding DUF2500 domain-containing protein, with amino-acid sequence MEDLVNSSGLFMLFFYALATLILGTVCFQIFKNTTEWLRNNQSPRERCTAKLVAKRTHVFGNEMARTNYYVTFEWEGKRQEFRVRSDEFALLAEGDRGTLHFQGTRFLGFNRS; translated from the coding sequence ATGGAAGATTTGGTCAATAGTTCAGGTTTGTTTATGTTGTTTTTCTACGCTCTTGCGACACTCATACTAGGAACCGTTTGTTTTCAGATATTCAAAAATACGACGGAGTGGCTTCGTAATAATCAGTCACCAAGAGAAAGGTGTACTGCCAAGCTTGTTGCCAAACGGACCCATGTCTTTGGTAATGAAATGGCACGGACCAATTATTATGTGACTTTCGAATGGGAAGGCAAACGGCAAGAGTTTCGTGTTCGCTCGGATGAATTTGCCCTCTTGGCTGAGGGCGACAGGGGAACCCTACATTTTCAGGGGACCCGATTCCTAGGCTTTAATCGGAGCTAG
- a CDS encoding ECF transporter S component encodes MKQNHLRSLTEVSLFAALICVVVFFIRIPFGSQFVHLGNALVVVGVLLFGSKKGALAAAIGLGVFDLLSGYAAVAWITILESLIVCLVLHLFYEKFLKKNDSLSNIVLVGVVAAITKIILNVLKYTLTGSLVGGLTLSASFLAALSKILGTYGTAVTTIIAVPLLYKVFKGIYRRN; translated from the coding sequence ATGAAACAGAATCATTTACGCTCATTAACAGAAGTTAGTCTATTTGCAGCCCTTATTTGTGTGGTTGTCTTCTTCATTCGTATTCCATTTGGTAGTCAATTTGTTCACCTAGGCAATGCACTGGTGGTAGTAGGAGTATTACTTTTTGGATCCAAAAAAGGAGCACTTGCGGCTGCTATTGGTCTGGGAGTATTTGACTTGCTATCTGGGTACGCAGCGGTGGCTTGGATTACTATTTTGGAGTCGCTCATTGTCTGCCTTGTTCTTCACCTTTTTTATGAGAAATTTCTAAAGAAAAATGATAGCCTATCAAATATTGTTTTGGTTGGAGTTGTTGCTGCTATCACCAAAATTATCTTGAATGTTTTAAAGTATACTTTAACGGGAAGTTTAGTCGGTGGGCTAACTTTATCGGCATCCTTCCTTGCTGCTTTGAGTAAAATTTTAGGAACCTATGGCACTGCGGTTACAACTATCATTGCTGTACCCCTTCTTTATAAAGTATTCAAGGGCATATATCGTCGCAACTAG